TAAGATAAATAACATCAATTCATTGATATAAGGATCAACACAGGAGAGTCTGTATAATGGAAGGACATCACAAAAGAAGTGATTAATTTGATGAGATCCACAAAAAGCCAATCTTAACAAAAGCCCTACTTCTACCATGGGATGCAGGTTTCCACCTATGTAGGCTCCTGTGGTCAACTGAATGCAGAGTTTCTTTGACATCAGGGTGTGGTACTGCAGTGGTCTGCatatggccacatagcggtcataggccattgcTGCCAGAAGAAAGCAGTCTGTAGTCTCAGcaagacagagaaaataaaactgtgcCATGCATTCATAGAGGGACATCCTACTTTCCTCAGAAAAGAAGTTCTCTAGCATCTTAGGAGTGACAGCACAGGAACACAAGGAATCCATGAGAGCCAGGTTGCCCAGGAAGATGTACATTGGTGTGTGAAGACGGCGCTCCATGTAAATCAAGGCCACCAACCCTAGATTCCCCACCATGGTGACCAGATAGATGGCAAAGAACACCACAAACAAAAAGCTCTTCAGATTTGGGTTATCTGTAAATCCCATGAGGATAAATTCAGTTGTCAAGGAGTGGTTGTCCTTAGTCATCTCTACCTTGTCCATTGAAATAACAGTTCTTGATATGTAAGATTCTGATTGagagaacataatttttcattgaatatttctctttttttcctttttttagttgtaaatgtacaaaatatatttattttatttatttatttttacatggtgctgaggatctaatgcAGTACTTcacactaagcaagtgctctaacactgagctacaatctgAGCCACtcattgaatatttctttttataaaagagagagaaatttcttctttatcatcctctgctctctatagtataCAATTCCACTTAGTTCTATGGGACTGTGTTTTCCTGGAGAGTCATCATGAGAGTCACATCAATTTGTGACTCTAGAAATTAACaaggatattttgaaaaatccagGGAAGATTGTTAAAGTGGAAAAAGGTTTATCTTTAAGTATTTATGCATGTCAACATAAAATTTACAATATTCATATTAGgttcattttccaaaataattccTATGTCATCTTTTTGAAGATccataaaatatatctaaaatcaattttactataaatgcattttttttctactgagataacaattttttttcatattcttccaAAGGAgtgaagtttttaaaagtatgctacccatatattaaatttatgtgtTAGAGACGGCACAAAGATCAGTAAAGCCTAAAATGGGTACTACAATCCCATTCCATAtttccattataattttttacaaattataaattcttctttctctgtgtAAGGCACAGTTTACATACAATGCTACcttataaagttttaaataagtaTCCCAAAATCCCGAAACACACTGACCTCTTTTTTTGAATTGTGGATCATGTCTTCCTTACCCAACACAATCTTCCATTTTTCAAGTGAGAGTTATATGGCATTATCCTTTCACATGTAACTGAACAATTTCCTGATTACATTATAATCATTTTGAGGTTAGTTATTGCATACTTCTTAAGGGAGCTATAAAATGCTATAGACTGAGTTAAGTCCACTGCAAGCTCAACCCTTTCACTTAATATAGGTTACCTTGTTTTCAGTTTCCTGGTAATGATCCTTATTAATCCCTTTGCCTTTGCATAATTAGACCATTAGCTTTGAAAAAGAGTCcacatggaaaaattttaaaatcttcatatAAAGGAACTAAGATGTGTATCTTTTATCTAAATCAACTCTTTCCTAAGAATCAGAAACTCATGTTGATCAAATATAAAGTTAAATGTATTGAATATAAATTTAATCAAAACAGATTCACCtatatacttgttttatttttctctctcagaaAAGGCAAAATCCCTTTAAATTctaacagaattttttatttcaaattctgctttgctttaaaatttatttcctccCATTACTTAATGGTCTATTAGGACATAGTGACAGACAAATCTAATCATGTAAACTATGATCAAATCATGTATTTCTATAATCAGGACATTAAAGAGAAGGTGGTATAAATTAGTTtgctcaaaatattaaaagtaagcAAGATATGGAATTAGATAAATCACAAAACATTTTCAATGTAAATTCCTCAACTATATAAGAGGtttttctttctgactaactCTTGAAATTCTATATTAAAATCAGAGAGTCAGATGAATCAGAGTATTGTACAGCATACTAGTTCATAAGACTATCCGATTTTGAGagttagagagaggagaaagcaattaaaagtagaaataataagaaatggTAAACACTTCAGGTAGTAAATAATTATAGTTGCTAAcattaaaggtgaaaataaatgtgaatactTATTTTACCTAGATTTCACTAAGAAGAACTTCTAAAAAATGCGTGATTTGCTTTACCCTGGAGGGATcagaatttaagaatatatatatataagcacatTCTTGTTAAAGCATTTGGGATTAGAAAGTTAGCATTTCAGACAAGACATAAGGGTCAgtgttaataatattttcttacacTGCCAAGTTAAAATTTTCCATCAAATCCTGAAGGGATTTCCTGCACTGATGTCAGTGTATTTCTTTGGAGACATTAAGTTCTAAAAGCATGCAaaccacaagaaattaattaaagacATACTGTGAGACAATGCAGTTAAAGAAATTGATATTCACTGAAGTCTGTTTGATGATTATCatgctgatttttttctacatagCATCTTAATTTACACAGTTCTCTTCACCATGCTGTTCACAAGATGTAGAACAGGTAGAAAAGCCTGTCGCAGGCTTGTTTGTCCACTTTCTGGAGGAAGTGTAATTAATATAGTCTAAGAAAAAGTTTAGCATTTGTagataaaattagaatattatcTGGTTCATCAAGGGTCATCAACTTCTTTACTATGTGAGTTGAATTTATCCCCATATCCTATAATGTACACAgtggaaatttgattttattgttCTTCCTCAGCACAGATTACTAAGactattatattttctttcttttttccccccaccagCTGCCCTTTACCTTTActatgtttttttcaaaaaaaatttcatatcaCTAATCACTCTTCATTAAAATGTATCCCTTTGTAGGTACATCTATAATTGGtcactccttccccttccccactgTTTACACAGTGACTTAGCAGGAAGGGATTTCTTTGCTATGTCTAACCTGTACTTCCAGCACTCTCAATAGTGTCTGGCATTTTCTAGTGCTTCTTATTTGCagaatgaatcaaataaatgttGTTTTCCTGCTCAAGAATTCATAACAGAACCTCATCACTTTTCAAGCTGTTATCAGTGTTCTATattttggagttccaaatacttaCATGTCTGCATCTTATCATCTTGCTTCTCCTGTGCACCTCAGAAAGATGGCCATGTATATCACTTGCATTTTCTTTGTGTATCCACTTCAGTTTATTTGATGGCAAGGTTTTCCTTACTTAATTGTGTACATCTTTGAGCTCAAACATGAACTCCTCCATGAGATATTTCCCTCATCTTTGTAATtggattgtctttttcttttcttgccttaaTAGTGATTTTCTCTCATTATACAACAATTTCTACTTAATAAGGTGTGACGTGTATTTCCCTTGATTGTGTAACTCTGTATTAAAGACACATATGGTAAtggatcattttatattttttaggcTCTTTTCCACAACCTGAGCTAATTCTCAATCGATATTAATTTCCTTGATGGTTAAAATAGATGAAGGTGCTGGATATGATGATAGGTAGAGTGTGTGAGCAGTATGTAAGACTGTAGAAATGGCTTCTAATGAGGAGCTTGTAATTTACTTGGCGAGAACAATATACTGGTTTCTAAGTAGAACATGATCCAGGCTGTGAATCATCAATAAATACACACACTATATAGACATAGAAAGGAAGAACTTGGAGGAATATAGAaagatttctcagaagaaatgTCATTCACGTGATAAATAGGGTTATCTAGGCAGAGAACATGAAAAAAAGTATCTCAAGATATCTCATGATacctaccctttttttttttttaattaatcttgCTCTTTCAAGCCTGGAAGTTTAAAAGAGCAAGATTAATAAAAAATTGGATAGTAAAGTAGATTGGCTAAAGTGTTCACATATGATATAAAGGGACACTTAGGAGTGAAACAGGGGGAAATAGTGAGTTAAATTGAAAAATGTCCTACTGGGCCCCTTCCTTTGTAGTCTTCTGTCTCCACCATTTCACTAAAACTTCTTTCTGGCAAGATCACAACCAACTTTAAATGTCATTCCAAACACATCTGATTAATTTCTTCACCAAGCTATAGAATTTGGTAATACCGGAAGTCACCTCACCTCTTCCTTCTGTGATAATTCTAATGGGCCCAGCTTTCTGATTGTTCCACCCCGTCTTTTACACTAGATCCTATTTCTCCCTTTGCCCTTTATGATGCTGTATTTCTATGGGCTCTGTCCTTTCCCTCCATCTTCTTTCATTGTAGAACATTTCCTTGATTATCTATCTCATCTACTTTAGAGTTTCAATGGTCAACTATATGCCTTTGGCTTCAGTAAAAGAGAGGTTGTAAACAACTTGTCTATATACTGGTatcataaaattatgtataaaatattttaattagatgTGCATTCTTCTTTTAATTAGATGCtcacaatatattaaaataatagctaTGTTACAGAACATAGAACTGGAGCTGTAAAAGAAGGTTGAATTAAAAACAGTGTGAAAATCACGTTTTACATGTGAAATTTACAACATGTTTTATTACTTGTATACTACTAATAActgaaattatacatatataatatttgaaaaattgacTTTATGTGActtgttatttttgaaaaattaattagtATCATAAATtctcaagaatatttttattttactttctaactttaaaaaaaatctttaactgGCCAATAATAACTTTAAATAGTTATAGGACATAGTGGGATATgttgatatatttataaattgtgTAGCTATCAAATCAGGTAATTACTATTTATATCTTCTtaatcatttatctttttcttgtgCTTGGCAGTGTATGAGatcttcacattttaaaaaaatattgtgagtTGTGGTAAGCTATATTTTCCCACTGTGCTGTAGAACACTATATCTTATTCCAACTGTTTAACTGTGTTTTGGTTAACATTGGGAAAAGTGTCTCACGAAACTTCATGATACTTatcccaattttttaaattaatctttctcttttaacttttttaaccCATCATTCCTAAGAATTAGTCATAACTATTCTATTGTCCTCTTCTATGACAtcaattttaggatatttttatcACCTAATTTCTAAGGTTACATATGAGAagattcaataataaaataattatcctATAAAATACTGTCACTGTTATATCATTACCCCTTTCTTCAAAGAGACAAAttatattagaagaaaaatgtaaaatattaaaatgttctacccttcttatatttaattacaaaaacTGTCAAAATAATATATAGATAGGAAATCAGTACAGTGTAAATGGTAAAGATTTGGATtggcattaaaaatatatatcactatTCCATTAACAAAAGGGTCTATATAGGAGtttctataaaatggaaagataTGACCAAAATGTTGATCAATTTGATGAAACTTGCAAAAATTTAGCCTTAATAGAAGTCCTACATGAATCATAGAATGCAGATTACTAGCTCTGAAAGTTCCTGTATTCATCTGAATGCAGAGTTTCTTTGACATCATGGTGTGGTACTGCAGTGGTCTGCATATGGCCACATAGCAGTCATAGGCCATTGCTGCCAGAAGAAAGCAGTCTGCAGGCTcagcaaaacagagaaaataaaattgttccaTGCAATCATAGAGGGAATCCTTCTGTTCTCAGAAAATATTCTCTAACATTTGGGAGTGATGACACAGGGTCCTCCGGAATCAAATGTGAAGTAGTTGATGTAGGAAGAGGCTAGTAGTTCATTATATTTCCCAATAGtagcaatttataattttttctttaaaatgtttttctttgaaacatttctttgaaatgttatttatttgtgtgtcCCGTCCTTTCTGAGACTATCTTCAAGTTCCACTCTCATCACTTAATGTGTGAAAACTGGAGTTAGTctcattcctttttctccaatCAATTACCAGAtcagttttctgaaaaatgaaatcatattatcTTGATGTCAGGAAGACATGCGTGATGGttctaaataaattcaaatttattcaAGCAGCATTTCAGGTTTTTAATGATTTGATCCTCATCCACCCTTACTACCCAACCAAGAACTCTCCAACTTTGCCACTTTGTTGGCTCTGTTCCATTGATTACCCCTCTTCCCACTCCAAGTGACACACTTATTTCCATA
This window of the Ictidomys tridecemlineatus isolate mIctTri1 chromosome 3, mIctTri1.hap1, whole genome shotgun sequence genome carries:
- the LOC101961707 gene encoding olfactory receptor 5K3, which codes for MTKDNHSLTTEFILMGFTDNPNLKSFLFVVFFAIYLVTMVGNLGLVALIYMERRLHTPMYIFLGNLALMDSLCSCAVTPKMLENFFSEESRMSLYECMAQFYFLCLAETTDCFLLAAMAYDRYVAICRPLQYHTLMSKKLCIQLTTGAYIGGNLHPMVEVGLLLRLAFCGSHQINHFFCDVLPLYRLSCVDPYINELMLFILARSILIFTIAIVLISYFYILFTIFTMKSKKGRGKALSTCASHFLSVSIFYGSLLFLYARSSTVNEEDKDIPVAIFYTLVVPLLNPFVYTLRNKEVINIMKRILKNDFCNSP